The genomic window CCACGCTGCGAGGCCGGCCTCACCGAGCATCGCGAGCAGCGCCATCGACCACCCGGCGGTCGGCCAGCGAAGGCCGACGACGAGGGTGAGGGCCGCGGCGACGATCGGCAGGGCGATCAATAGCACGGGCGCGAGCGTCACGTCACTCATCGTGGCGCACCTCCTGGAGGACGTCTTCCTCGAGCGTCCCGTACTCGGTGTAGATCCGGACGAGGAGCGCGAGGGCGACCGCGGTCAGCGCGATCCCGACGACGATCGCAGTCAGGACGATGACGTGGGGCAACGGGCTGACGTACGTCGCCTCGCTGCCCTTCTCGACGATGGGCGCCTGCCCGCCAGCGACGTAAGCACTGGCGATGAAGAAGAGGAAGAGCGCGGTCTGGAACAGGTTCAATCCGATCACCTTCTTGACGAGGTTGCGACTGGAAACCATCATGTACAGGCCGATGCCGAGCAGCAGCGCGAACAGCACGTACGCGTAGCGGTTGGCGAGGACCTCGAGCAGGAGCGGGACGTGGGGAATCGTCTCGAGCGTCACGACTGCTCACCTCCGGTAGCCGCGTCTCGATCGGAGCCGTCCCCGGCGGCAGTGGCACCAGCCTCGCCGCCTCCCGCGCCAGGGGTCGTCTCGGTGCCGGGTGGTCCCTCCGGTCCCGCGGGATGCCAGGCGTCGACGTCGCCCGTGAATCCCGCGGCGATCGCGAAGAACAGGCCGATCACGATCGCCGCGACGATCGGCGCGATGCCGACGATCTCCACGCCTTCGAGCGCGTACTTCTTCCCGTGGTAGAGGCCGAACTCCTCGTCGAACACGGCGTGCTCGAGGAAGCGCCCATCGACCAGGAGCGGAACGAGTCCGATCAGTGCGAAGGCGAGCACGCCGCCGCTGGCGAGTCCGACCACCACGCGATTCGAGAGCCAGTCGCGGGTCGGTTCGATCCCGAACGCGAACGCGATCATCAACACGGTCGTGCCGATCACGGCGCCGCCCTGGAACCCGCCGCCGGGCGAGCCACCGCCGTGGAAGGTCAGGAACAGGCCGTAGGTGAAGGCGAACGGCGCGACGACGCGCACCGTCGTCATGATCACCTGGCTCTCGACGTACGTGTCGTCGGCCCCCATCGCTCTCCCGGCGGCTCGATTCGTCGAGGATTGACTGGCCTCACCGGTCTCGGCCCCGTTCCCGTCTGCGCCACGATCGTTACTCACGAGTGAACACCTCCGAGTGAAGTACGACCAGCGACGCGACGCCGGCGGCGAAGACCACGACCGCCTCGCCGAATGTGTCGAAGCCCCGGTAGCCCGCGAGGACGGCCGTCACGACGTTCTCGACGCCGGTGTCGTGGTAAGCCTCCTCGAGGTAGTACTGGGAGACCTCGGGGTTCGACCAGATCGGCGCGTCGGTGGCGCCGATCGCCGGGAACGATGTGACGGTCACCAGGATCGCTCCCGTGAACGTGCCGACGATGAGCAGCCCCGGAAGGTGGACCTCTTCGAGGAGTTTCTCGCGACCTGGCCGGACGGTCTTCGCGATCGTGAGCAGGAGGAGCAGCGTCGTCACGCCCGCACCGATCGCGGCTTCCGTCATCGCCACGTCGGGCGCCAGCAGGACGGCGTAGTAGATCGCCATCCCGAGACTGTAGGCGGCGAAGACGATGATCGCCGCGAGTACGTCCTTGAACGCCGCCGTCGCGAGCGCGGTCCCGAGGACGAATCCAAACAGTGCGAGTTCGAGGGCACCGGGCGTCACGCGCGGTCACCCCCTTCCTCGATCGTCGACCGATCGCCGTCGGTGGACGGCGGGGCCGTGGCACCGTCGGCACCGTCGCCCGTCGTCCACGGCTCGATCCCCTCTTCGTGGGCGGCACGAGCGATCGCGTGGGCCGCCGTTGGGTTGGTCACGAAGATGAAAAACAGCAAGAGGACGGTCTTGATCGCCGTCGCGTCGACGCCGATCGCGAGCGCGACCCCGGCGAGTGCGAAGCCAGCACCCAGGGTGTCCGCCTGCGAGGCGGTGTGCGCACGGGAGTAGACGTCGGGCAATCGTAGGACGCCAACGGTGGAGACGACCGTGAAGAACAGGCCCACGAGCACCAGGGCGACGATCGCGATGGCGCGGAGTTCCTCCATCAGATGACACCCCCGCGATCGACGGTGAACTTCGAGATGGCTACCGCCGTCAGGAAGTTCAACAGCGCGTAGATGAGTGCGATGTCGAGCAGCGACTCCTCGTCGAGGCCGACGGAGAGCAGCGCGAGCACGACCACCGTGCTCGTTCCGATGACGTTCACCGCGAGCACCCGGTCCTGCATGGTCTCGCCGCGAACCACCCGGTAGAGCAGCAAAATCGCCATCCCGACGAACAGTGCAGCGGCCGCGACGAACACGTCCGAGACGAACGCGTCGAGGTCGCCGTCGAGGAGGAGTAGCAGGACCGGTCGGACCCCCTGGATCACTGCTGGTCACCTCCCGAACCGTCCTGGCCATCGACGCGACTGGCGTCGGTCGAGGGGGCTGGGCCCGTGACGACCTCTGCAGCGTCCCGATCCCGGAGGCTATCGATGCGCATCGCGCGACGGCCGTAGAAGACGAACCGGATCGCTCGCTCGAGCGAGCCGTCGAAGAGGTCCTCGCGAGCGCCGGGGATCAACGTGTGCACGAGCAGTTCGCGGCCCTGCACGCGGACGGTCAGCGTTCCCGGCGTGAGCGTGATCGAGTTCGCGAGCGAGGTGATCGGGAGCGCACCGTACACAGCAGGGCGGATTCGGGTCATCTGCGGATCGATGACTCTGCGCGGATCGAGAATGACCGCGGCGACGGCGACGTTGGCGACCAGGATCTCCCAGAACAGGTAGGGGAGGTAGAGGATCCCCCGGGCGACGCGGAGTGGCGTATCGGTGAGCGTGGGATCGCGCCCGAAGGAGATCCTGGAGAGCGATCCGGCGACGACGATTGCCGTGATCCCGCCGGTGACGAGGTCGAACGCAGAGAAGGCGCCGGCGAGTACCTGGTAGAAGAGAAAGGATAGCCCGAGGAGGGTGCCGATCCGACGGGCGCTCGACCGACCGACGAGCGGTGCACGGCGGACCTGTTGTTGGACGGGTGCCTCCTCGATCGTCAACGTGGAGTCCCGAGAGAGTTCGTAGGTGAGCGGCCGCAAGAGTGGCGCGCCGACGCCCGGATCGTACTCCGGATCCAGGACGATTCGCTCGACGCCGCGCTCTCGCGCAGCGTCGATGAGTGCGGCAGCGACGTCGGCCGGGCTGAACAGGTATCGATCGCTGCCGACGTGTCCAGTGTGAACGTCGAGGTACTCCTCTCCACCGGCGTCCTCTTCGGCCCAGACCCGGACCCGATCGAGCAACTCGTCGGCGTCGTCGAGTGCTGGCGTTTCGTCGTCGGGGTCGAATTCGTCGGGGGCGTGTACGTAGACGAAGTGAATGGCCGGCGGCGGAGACGCCGGCGCTGGCGGCGTCTCGGCGTCGGGAGCGTCCGACGGCCGTGAATCCGCCTGTGGGCCGGAATCTTCGTCGCTGGACGAACCCCCTGCTGCCGATTCCACTCGCTCGAGGGTCGAATCGACGACGTACTCGACGGTCTCCCGAAGCGTCGCCGACGGGGCGACCGGGACGAGCACGTCCACAGCGGCTCCTGGGGCGTCGTGGTCGCGGCCGCCGGAGTGCTCGGACATGTGGCTCGTTGGCCTCGTTGGTGCGCCCTTCAAGTGATCCGCCGAAAACCGTTTCGTTCTCCCCCGGCCGTCTCCGGATTCGCGGAGAATCGATTGAACGAACGTCCACCCATGTGACGGCGGTTCGAGGCTAGACGCTTGGGGAACGAGATCGCGGACCCCAGCGGTGACCGAGAGGCTAGGCGAGCAACGCAGCGACCCGATCGGCGATTCGCTCGCCGACAGCAGCCTTCGAGCCGCTCACGCTCGAGACGGGCGAGCCGTCGACGTCTTCGACCGAATCGACGAACAGCGCACGCGTCTCGTCGGCTCCCATGACGCTCGCGTCGTTGGCCACGACGAGGTCGAGGTCGGCGCGCTCCATGATCGCTCGCGCGGCAGCCACCATGGCGTCGTCGTCACCGCTCGTCTCGGTCTTGAAGCCGACGATCGGGAGGGACGGCTCGGCCTCGCGTGCGCCGTCGATGAGCTTCGGCGTCGGTTCGAGGTCGAGCGACCGCGATTCGCCCGACCGGAGTTTGTCGGCGTGCTTTGGCGTCGTGTAGTCACCGACGGCGGCAGCCGCGACGAGCGCGTCGGCGTCGGCGATGGCGTCCTCGAGGGCCTCGAGCATCGCCTCGGAGTCGTCGACCTCGACCAGCCTCGCGTAAGGGACTCCCGTATCGTCCGCTTTCGGGTTCGCCCCCGAGTTGGAGAACGGTCGTGGACCGACGGGGCCGTGGACGACGGTTACGTTCGCTCCACGAACGTAGCAAGCGCGGGCGACGGCGCGGCCCATCTTGCCCGAGGAACGGTTCGTTAGTACCCGGACCGGGTCGACTCGTTCGGCTGTGGCACCGGCGGTGACGACGATCGATTCGCCCCGGAGCGTGTCCTCGTCGGCGTCTGTGAACGCGGCCCGCGCCGTCGCCAGCGCGATCGCGTCCTCGGTCGCGATCTTGGCCTTCCCCTCCTCGATTCTGGGATCGACGAACGCGACGCCCCAGGATTCGAGGGTGCCGATGGCCTGCGGGACGCCGGGATGATCGTACATTGGCTCGTGCATCGCGGGCGCGACGACCACGGGAACGTCCGCCCCGAGGGCCGTCGTCGCACACGTCGTCACAGGAGAATCGTCGATCGTGGCGGCCATCTTGCCAATCGTGTTGGCCGTGGCCGGTGCGATCAACAGGACGTCGGCCCAGCCGTCGCGGCCACAGAGTTCGACGTGTTCGACGGCACCGGTGATCTCCGTGACGGGATCGCGACCTGTCGCGAACTCGAGCGCCCACGGATTGACGATGCCGGTGGACGCGTGGGTACAGACGGCCCGTACCTCGGCGCCGCGGCGGCGCAGTTCGTGGGCGAGTTCCACGGTGCGAACTGCGGCAATGCTGCCCGTGACGCCGAGTGCAACGTTCACTCCCTCGAGCATCTGTCCAGCGGTTCGGAGCCACGAGGGTTATTGCTTTCGTCGGTCCACCGGATCCACGTTTCGGCCGACGTTCTCTCGGGCGACGTCCACTCACCTGACGTCCTTTCGGGCGACGTCATCACAGCTAACGTCGTCTCAATTGAGGTCCTCGACTGGGGCAAAGCCGTCGATGACCCAGCATCCCTCATGCGGCGACGAATCGCGACGGCTCAGCGAGAACTCGTACACCCGCTCGGTGCCGTCGTAGAGCACGGCAGTCGCACGAACGACCGCGTCGTCGCCGAGGACGACGGCGTCGTCGAACCGGACCGAACTGGAGTTGTAGTACTCCATCCGCGCATCGGACCGCATCATCTCGTCCCAGACGCCCGTGGGCACCCCCTCGACGAGCGTCGGGTTCCAGAACCGACCCATGACGACCAGGCCCGCACCGAGTCTCGGCCCACGGACTGCCGCCGTGGTGACCTCGACGACCTCTCGAGGACTGCGGGTACACGTGGGGGTGGACTGGTAGACGGGGGAATCCGCCGACGCGTAGGCGCCGGCCGAGGTCGGCCCGCTTGCGTTGACGGTCGTGGTGGACGAACCCCCGGGGAAGACGCCTGTCGCGGCGACGAGGACTGCGATCCCTGTCAGGAGGAGGAAGACGCCGACTCCGGCAGCCGTCACGCGCCCTGCATCGGGGATCCTGACGGGCGGAAGTGGCCGCAGACCGGTTGCATCCGATCCCTCGACGTCGAGCCCGAGGTGATCCGCGAGCAGCCGATCCCGCGTCGACTCGTCGAGGGCGTACAGGAGTCGGTCGCGGATGCCGTCGGCGGTGA from Salinarchaeum sp. Harcht-Bsk1 includes these protein-coding regions:
- a CDS encoding cation:proton antiporter subunit C, which produces MLEVLANRYAYVLFALLLGIGLYMMVSSRNLVKKVIGLNLFQTALFLFFIASAYVAGGQAPIVEKGSEATYVSPLPHVIVLTAIVVGIALTAVALALLVRIYTEYGTLEEDVLQEVRHDE
- a CDS encoding MnhB domain-containing protein: MSNDRGADGNGAETGEASQSSTNRAAGRAMGADDTYVESQVIMTTVRVVAPFAFTYGLFLTFHGGGSPGGGFQGGAVIGTTVLMIAFAFGIEPTRDWLSNRVVVGLASGGVLAFALIGLVPLLVDGRFLEHAVFDEEFGLYHGKKYALEGVEIVGIAPIVAAIVIGLFFAIAAGFTGDVDAWHPAGPEGPPGTETTPGAGGGEAGATAAGDGSDRDAATGGEQS
- a CDS encoding DUF4040 domain-containing protein is translated as MTPGALELALFGFVLGTALATAAFKDVLAAIIVFAAYSLGMAIYYAVLLAPDVAMTEAAIGAGVTTLLLLLTIAKTVRPGREKLLEEVHLPGLLIVGTFTGAILVTVTSFPAIGATDAPIWSNPEVSQYYLEEAYHDTGVENVVTAVLAGYRGFDTFGEAVVVFAAGVASLVVLHSEVFTRE
- the mnhG gene encoding monovalent cation/H(+) antiporter subunit G; this encodes MEELRAIAIVALVLVGLFFTVVSTVGVLRLPDVYSRAHTASQADTLGAGFALAGVALAIGVDATAIKTVLLLFFIFVTNPTAAHAIARAAHEEGIEPWTTGDGADGATAPPSTDGDRSTIEEGGDRA
- a CDS encoding monovalent cation/H+ antiporter complex subunit F, producing MAILLLYRVVRGETMQDRVLAVNVIGTSTVVVLALLSVGLDEESLLDIALIYALLNFLTAVAISKFTVDRGGVI
- a CDS encoding monovalent cation/H+ antiporter subunit E translates to MSEHSGGRDHDAPGAAVDVLVPVAPSATLRETVEYVVDSTLERVESAAGGSSSDEDSGPQADSRPSDAPDAETPPAPASPPPAIHFVYVHAPDEFDPDDETPALDDADELLDRVRVWAEEDAGGEEYLDVHTGHVGSDRYLFSPADVAAALIDAARERGVERIVLDPEYDPGVGAPLLRPLTYELSRDSTLTIEEAPVQQQVRRAPLVGRSSARRIGTLLGLSFLFYQVLAGAFSAFDLVTGGITAIVVAGSLSRISFGRDPTLTDTPLRVARGILYLPYLFWEILVANVAVAAVILDPRRVIDPQMTRIRPAVYGALPITSLANSITLTPGTLTVRVQGRELLVHTLIPGAREDLFDGSLERAIRFVFYGRRAMRIDSLRDRDAAEVVTGPAPSTDASRVDGQDGSGGDQQ
- the coaBC gene encoding bifunctional phosphopantothenoylcysteine decarboxylase/phosphopantothenate--cysteine ligase CoaBC; translation: MLEGVNVALGVTGSIAAVRTVELAHELRRRGAEVRAVCTHASTGIVNPWALEFATGRDPVTEITGAVEHVELCGRDGWADVLLIAPATANTIGKMAATIDDSPVTTCATTALGADVPVVVAPAMHEPMYDHPGVPQAIGTLESWGVAFVDPRIEEGKAKIATEDAIALATARAAFTDADEDTLRGESIVVTAGATAERVDPVRVLTNRSSGKMGRAVARACYVRGANVTVVHGPVGPRPFSNSGANPKADDTGVPYARLVEVDDSEAMLEALEDAIADADALVAAAAVGDYTTPKHADKLRSGESRSLDLEPTPKLIDGAREAEPSLPIVGFKTETSGDDDAMVAAARAIMERADLDLVVANDASVMGADETRALFVDSVEDVDGSPVSSVSGSKAAVGERIADRVAALLA